From Chroogloeocystis siderophila 5.2 s.c.1, one genomic window encodes:
- a CDS encoding helix-turn-helix domain-containing protein: MNAQDKSSSRNPELTSDSDHLTAALQTQMQQVGLSSFKALADAAEVSPQQIRKLRRGEVGQMRVETLLKLSQVLQVSLDELLDTFSSASTQAMLQQPDTLKQEYQRLQHLLEQQRENLWQEFQQSSLQQLESWLVQWPTAAQKAQENPQLPAVRLLPLMRPVEQLLQSWGVEAIAPVGAELPYDPQVHQLLEGTAQPGDRVKVRYTGYRHGEKLLKRAQVSYVAPWSP, encoded by the coding sequence GCTGCGTTACAAACACAAATGCAGCAGGTAGGCTTATCGAGTTTCAAAGCGTTGGCTGATGCAGCGGAAGTTTCGCCGCAACAGATTCGCAAGTTACGTCGTGGCGAAGTTGGGCAAATGCGTGTGGAAACTCTGCTCAAGCTTTCGCAAGTGCTACAAGTATCATTAGATGAGTTATTAGATACTTTTTCTAGTGCAAGTACTCAGGCAATGCTACAGCAGCCAGATACATTAAAACAAGAGTACCAAAGATTGCAGCACTTACTCGAACAGCAGCGCGAAAACTTATGGCAGGAGTTTCAGCAATCAAGTCTACAACAGCTTGAGTCCTGGTTGGTGCAATGGCCAACAGCAGCACAAAAAGCGCAGGAAAATCCGCAATTACCTGCTGTGCGGTTGTTACCTTTAATGCGACCTGTGGAACAGTTATTGCAATCTTGGGGAGTCGAAGCGATCGCACCTGTAGGAGCAGAATTGCCATATGACCCACAAGTACATCAACTCTTAGAAGGAACTGCACAGCCAGGTGATCGCGTTAAGGTACGTTACACAGGCTACCGTCATGGAGAAAAATTACTGAAGCGCGCGCAAGTAAGTTATGTCGCCCCGTGGAGTCCTTGA